A window of Streptomyces sp. Je 1-332 genomic DNA:
GAGCTGGGGCGCAAGGGTGTCGGTGCGATGTACCGCGGCGGCATCGGCAAGGACGTCGTACGGACCGTGAACAAGCCGCCCGTGGACCCGGCGTCCGGGCGGGTGGCCCGGCCCGGTGACCTGTCGGCGAAGGACCTGAAGGCCTACGCGACAAAGCGGCAGGCGCCGACGAAGACCTCCTACCGGGGCCTCGACGTCTACTCGATGGCTCCCTCGTCATCCGGCGGCACAACCGTCGGTGAAGCGCTCAACATCCTTGAGCGGACCGACCTTTCGAAGGCGTCGAAGAAGAAGTACCTGCACCGGTTCATCGAGGCGAGCCGTGTCGCCTTCGCCGACCGCGGGCGGTGGGTGGGCGACCCCGCCTTCGAGGACGTACCGACGAAGGAGCTGCTCTCGCAGAAGTTCGCCGACTCGCGGGAGTGCCTGATCCGCGACGACGCGACCCTGAAGAGTCCGCTCGCACCGGGCGACCCGCGTGACCCGGCGTCCTGCAAGTCCGGCGACAAGGCGGCCCCGACCACGTACGAAGGGGAGAACACGACGCACCTCACGGCTGCCGACAAGTGGGGCAACGTCGTCGCCTACACCCTGACCATCGAGTCGACGGGCGGCAGCGGGATCACCGTGCCGGGGCGCGGGTTCCTGCTCAACAACGAACTGACCGACTTCTCCTTCGCGTCGGCCGACCCGGCGGTGCACGACCCGAACCTGCCGGGCCCCGGCAAGCGGCCCCGGTCCTCGATCGCGCCGACGATCGTCCTGGAGAAGGGCAAGCCGCTGGTCGCGCTGGGATCGCCCGGCGGTGCCACGATCATCACCACGGTGCTGCAGACCCTGACCGGGTTCGTCGACCGTGGCCTTCCGCTCGTCGACGCGATCGCCGCGCCGCGCGCGAGCCAGCGCAACGCCGCCCAGACCGAGTTGGAGCCGGGCCTCTGGGAGAGTCCGCTGCGGGCCGACCTGGAGGCGATCGGGCACTCCTTCAAGCAGAACCCGGAGATCGGCGCGGCCACCGGGGTGCAGCGGCTGCCCGGCGGGAAGTGGCTGGCCGCCGCGGAGAAGACGCGGCGCGGTGGCGGGTCGGCGATGGTGGTGCGGCCGGAGTGAGGCGGGGGCGGGCGGGCTGCGGGCCGCGAGGGCCCGCCCGCACGAGCCCGCCCGCCAGGCTGCCTTACGGAGTCACAGCGCCGTCAGGATGCGCGGTCCGTCGTTCGTGATCGCCACCGTGTGCTCCGCGTGGGCCGCGCGGCTGCCGTCGTTCGTGCGCAGGGTCCAGCCG
This region includes:
- the ggt gene encoding gamma-glutamyltransferase; translated protein: MRRAVVRNLTLLAVGGVLVSVGAAVPPSSPRIAETTSKTPQKTPLAVGHGGAVSSVDPDASAAGIEVLRKGGNAVDAAVATAAALGVTEPYSAGVGGGGYFVHYDAKSRKVSTIDGRETAPRTADSGLFLEDGKPIPFADAVTSGLGVGTPGTPATWQSALDKWGSKRLGTLLKPAQRLARDGFTVDGTFRSQTESNQARFADFPASAKLFLPGGELPVVGSTFKNPDLARTYEELGRKGVGAMYRGGIGKDVVRTVNKPPVDPASGRVARPGDLSAKDLKAYATKRQAPTKTSYRGLDVYSMAPSSSGGTTVGEALNILERTDLSKASKKKYLHRFIEASRVAFADRGRWVGDPAFEDVPTKELLSQKFADSRECLIRDDATLKSPLAPGDPRDPASCKSGDKAAPTTYEGENTTHLTAADKWGNVVAYTLTIESTGGSGITVPGRGFLLNNELTDFSFASADPAVHDPNLPGPGKRPRSSIAPTIVLEKGKPLVALGSPGGATIITTVLQTLTGFVDRGLPLVDAIAAPRASQRNAAQTELEPGLWESPLRADLEAIGHSFKQNPEIGAATGVQRLPGGKWLAAAEKTRRGGGSAMVVRPE